The following are encoded in a window of Fibrobacter sp. UWB2 genomic DNA:
- a CDS encoding GtrA family protein: MKHFIKYNAIGVMNTAITFFTVWLLHEVLDWNVVLSNFLGFVAGGLNSYICNRIWNFKSTNKKRAEIVRFIVVFLCSYLVNLAVLKGSIYVLENAAWCASFTEFVSRFMKPTTFASFVANVVYVLVSFTLYKKWVFKS, translated from the coding sequence GTGAAACATTTTATCAAATACAACGCTATCGGTGTAATGAACACCGCCATCACATTCTTTACAGTCTGGCTCCTGCACGAAGTTCTCGACTGGAACGTGGTTCTTTCTAACTTCTTGGGATTTGTCGCGGGCGGGCTCAACAGTTACATCTGTAACCGCATCTGGAATTTCAAGAGTACAAACAAAAAACGCGCCGAAATCGTAAGATTCATCGTCGTATTCCTCTGCTCGTATCTCGTGAACCTGGCGGTCCTCAAAGGAAGCATTTACGTACTCGAAAACGCCGCTTGGTGCGCAAGCTTCACGGAATTCGTTTCAAGGTTCATGAAGCCGACAACATTCGCAAGCTTTGTCGCCAACGTCGTCTACGTGCTTGTAAGCTTTACGCTCTATAAGAAGTGGGTGTTTAAGAGCTAA
- a CDS encoding OmpA family protein, which translates to MKKIVAMSLLAGSFAFAQSGLMGGADGLNQKTAQTLGEGGFAAGFGGQVSYDAWSLTRGGAYSKGGKSASFYDNAGSLTANINFAAGVTDFIDVGLALPLYYDHANSPANGEGDMWKASRGDLELWAKAKLPLDEMTDGIFNAAIAAQFYFPTGDKSVGVRPRHAWFLHAKGGETHPYGLRNMAFGGELILTLDLQKVGAPLRFNGNVGFVGTVTKGSNTLVYGGGINVLPTDWMDFFVEANGEFRVEKGEYPRDPGYDPFTLTPGFRFHLPANIDIALGLDVGIRALSNFTWKYKDEMHSAEHYQLYYTDKNGKKVQYGYTPTPRYAGTASLVWRFGNVRGADEDNDGVANNIDQCAGTPAGAVVDANGCPVDGDNDGVFDGLDQCAETPAGAVVDAAGCPVDSDNDGIADGLDQCAETPANVVVDAAGCPVDSDKDGVADYLDKCPNTASGATIDANGCPIDSDKDGVADYLDQCPNTQSGIAVDGKGCPVDSDNDGVADYLDKCPSTPAGLPVNADGCSPDGDKDGIVDALDKCPNTPAGVSVDEVGCPVDSDKDGVADHLDKCPNTLVGVAVDKNGCPNKNQDLDKLKKGIQFKTGSAKLTASSNKTLNNIAKLLKKLPAVNLEVQGHTDDTGSEEKNKTMSEQRAQAVVKYLVKKGIDSERLRAVGYGSDKPIADNKTKKGRKLNRRVELVPFEK; encoded by the coding sequence ATGAAAAAAATAGTCGCAATGTCTCTCTTGGCCGGTAGCTTCGCTTTCGCGCAGTCTGGCCTGATGGGCGGAGCCGATGGTCTCAACCAGAAAACAGCCCAAACCCTCGGTGAAGGTGGCTTTGCTGCCGGTTTCGGTGGCCAGGTCTCTTATGACGCTTGGTCCCTCACCCGTGGTGGTGCCTATAGCAAGGGTGGCAAGAGTGCATCCTTCTACGACAATGCTGGTAGCCTTACTGCAAATATCAACTTTGCAGCTGGCGTTACTGATTTCATTGACGTGGGTCTTGCTCTTCCGCTTTACTACGATCATGCCAACTCCCCGGCAAACGGCGAAGGTGACATGTGGAAGGCTAGCCGTGGTGACCTCGAACTCTGGGCAAAGGCAAAGCTTCCGCTCGATGAAATGACTGATGGCATCTTCAACGCTGCCATTGCTGCTCAGTTCTACTTCCCGACTGGCGACAAGTCCGTCGGTGTTCGTCCGCGTCATGCTTGGTTCTTGCATGCCAAGGGTGGTGAAACCCATCCGTACGGCCTCCGCAACATGGCATTCGGTGGCGAATTGATCCTCACTCTCGACCTCCAGAAGGTTGGCGCTCCGCTCCGTTTCAACGGTAACGTCGGTTTCGTCGGCACTGTGACGAAGGGCTCTAACACTCTCGTCTACGGTGGTGGCATCAACGTTCTCCCGACTGACTGGATGGACTTCTTCGTTGAAGCTAACGGTGAATTCCGTGTTGAAAAGGGTGAATATCCGCGTGATCCGGGTTATGACCCGTTCACTCTTACTCCGGGCTTCCGCTTCCACCTCCCGGCAAACATCGACATCGCCCTCGGTCTCGATGTGGGTATCCGTGCTCTCTCCAACTTCACTTGGAAGTACAAGGATGAAATGCACAGCGCTGAACACTATCAGCTCTACTACACCGACAAGAACGGTAAGAAGGTCCAGTACGGCTATACCCCGACTCCGCGTTACGCAGGTACCGCATCTCTCGTCTGGCGCTTCGGCAACGTCCGCGGTGCTGACGAAGATAACGATGGCGTAGCAAACAACATCGACCAGTGCGCAGGCACTCCGGCTGGTGCTGTTGTTGACGCTAACGGCTGCCCGGTTGACGGTGACAACGACGGCGTGTTCGACGGTCTCGACCAGTGCGCTGAAACTCCGGCTGGTGCTGTTGTTGACGCTGCTGGCTGCCCGGTTGACTCCGACAATGACGGTATTGCTGACGGTCTCGACCAGTGCGCTGAAACTCCGGCTAACGTTGTTGTTGACGCTGCTGGCTGCCCGGTTGACTCTGATAAGGATGGCGTTGCTGATTACCTCGACAAGTGCCCGAACACTGCTTCTGGTGCTACTATCGATGCTAACGGCTGCCCGATCGACTCTGACAAGGATGGCGTTGCTGACTACCTCGACCAGTGCCCGAATACTCAGTCTGGCATTGCTGTTGACGGCAAGGGCTGCCCGGTTGACTCTGACAACGACGGCGTTGCTGACTACCTCGACAAGTGCCCGAGCACTCCGGCTGGTCTCCCGGTTAACGCTGATGGTTGCAGCCCGGATGGCGATAAGGACGGCATCGTTGATGCTCTCGACAAGTGCCCGAATACTCCGGCTGGCGTCTCTGTTGACGAAGTTGGTTGCCCGGTTGACTCTGACAAGGATGGCGTTGCCGATCACCTCGACAAGTGCCCGAACACCCTCGTTGGCGTTGCAGTTGATAAGAACGGCTGCCCGAACAAGAACCAGGACCTCGACAAGCTCAAGAAGGGTATCCAGTTCAAGACCGGTTCTGCTAAGCTCACTGCAAGCAGCAACAAGACCTTGAACAACATCGCTAAGTTGCTCAAGAAGCTCCCGGCTGTCAACCTCGAAGTCCAGGGTCACACGGATGACACTGGTTCTGAAGAAAAGAACAAGACCATGTCCGAACAGCGTGCTCAGGCTGTTGTCAAGTACCTCGTCAAGAAGGGCATTGACAGCGAACGTCTCCGCGCAGTCGGTTACGGTTCTGACAAGCCGATCGCAGATAACAAGACTAAGAAGGGCCGCAAGCTCAACCGCCGTGTTGAACTCGTTCCGTTCGAAAAGTAA
- a CDS encoding polysaccharide biosynthesis tyrosine autokinase yields the protein MNEKMTQNASNASADDEIDILEILVYLKGKWKFLLIFLFLGVIFGGFVSMWLRPSYRSDILLQVNVKGNKQGLALGEMGALLDVSTPSAAEMELIKSRVVLDHVVNEERLCFSATPLNKQDRLLHHEGRMDLELLVIPRAFQEAKGKLVARVTADSSAYEVIGLEGEVVLSGSVGETYRKPFAGDTLVICVKSLTATVGQTFLLSAVHPQIAAASLLKGLSISEEGKNSGIIRVSLENRYADRVAAILNTIANTYLKQNIEMRSAEAKKTLAFLEEQLPGVKAKLDSAEQKLTSFRNSKGTIDLTGETRVHLEKDVSLQQRLIELEQKKQEALRLFRAEHPTVRTIEEQQSRLRRELAKQQRSAATLPVVQQEVLSLQEEVEVNNKLYTNLLNNIQQLRVVQAGEVGNVRIVDQAYAPLLPSKPNRKLIFLGVVAAFLLLGCFIVYIRRMLANGVCSSSEVEQATGVGVYGKLPMLDGKTQNDVMKPCVSVKPDDPFAEGIRALRTALEFSVFSDGKKVLMVSGLVQGVGKSFVSTNLAASFAMSGKKVLLVDMDLRRGHLFKHSQKGLCEMLEKEDYSDEYVVKVTDNFYVLGSGARVVNPGGLLNSSRFSAFLDAFKDKYDLIVLDTPPVFQCSDALLVEKHADYLLCVLKHAAHTIESIQDALNTFDRSTETPLQKAFVFNKCERHAGYGYGSYGYYGYHKKY from the coding sequence ATGAACGAGAAAATGACTCAAAATGCTTCGAATGCGTCTGCCGATGACGAAATCGACATTCTTGAGATATTGGTGTATTTAAAAGGTAAGTGGAAATTCTTACTTATTTTCTTGTTCCTTGGCGTTATTTTTGGCGGATTTGTCTCGATGTGGCTTCGCCCGTCGTACAGAAGCGACATCCTTCTTCAGGTAAATGTTAAAGGAAATAAACAAGGACTCGCCCTTGGCGAAATGGGCGCCTTGCTGGATGTCTCTACTCCGTCTGCTGCAGAAATGGAACTTATCAAGAGCCGTGTCGTTCTTGACCATGTCGTGAACGAAGAAAGACTCTGCTTCTCTGCTACTCCGCTGAACAAGCAGGACCGCCTGCTCCATCACGAAGGCCGCATGGATCTTGAACTGCTGGTTATTCCTCGTGCTTTCCAGGAAGCCAAAGGCAAGCTTGTTGCTCGCGTGACTGCAGATTCCAGTGCATACGAAGTAATCGGACTGGAGGGCGAGGTCGTCCTTTCTGGTTCCGTTGGTGAAACTTATCGTAAGCCGTTCGCTGGTGATACTTTGGTCATCTGCGTCAAGTCCCTGACCGCGACTGTTGGTCAGACCTTTTTACTTTCTGCCGTGCATCCGCAGATTGCGGCTGCCTCCCTCCTCAAGGGTCTCAGCATTTCTGAAGAAGGTAAGAATTCCGGCATCATCAGAGTCTCGCTCGAGAACCGCTATGCAGACCGCGTTGCTGCCATTCTGAACACTATTGCAAATACCTATCTGAAGCAGAACATCGAAATGCGCAGTGCCGAAGCCAAGAAGACTTTGGCATTCCTCGAAGAGCAATTGCCGGGCGTTAAGGCCAAGCTCGATTCTGCAGAACAGAAGCTTACGTCGTTCCGCAACTCCAAGGGGACAATCGACCTGACTGGTGAAACCCGTGTTCATTTGGAAAAAGATGTTTCCTTGCAACAGCGCCTTATCGAACTTGAACAGAAAAAGCAGGAGGCCTTGCGCCTGTTCCGTGCGGAACACCCGACGGTCCGCACTATTGAAGAACAGCAGTCTAGACTTCGTCGCGAACTGGCTAAGCAGCAGCGCTCCGCTGCAACCTTGCCCGTCGTGCAGCAGGAAGTCCTCTCTCTGCAAGAAGAAGTTGAAGTTAACAACAAGCTCTATACGAACCTGTTGAACAATATCCAGCAGTTGCGCGTGGTTCAGGCTGGTGAAGTCGGTAACGTCCGCATTGTGGACCAGGCCTACGCTCCGCTCCTGCCGAGCAAGCCGAACCGCAAGTTGATTTTCTTGGGTGTGGTTGCTGCATTCCTGCTTCTCGGCTGCTTTATCGTCTATATCCGCCGCATGCTTGCAAACGGTGTTTGCAGCAGTAGCGAGGTCGAACAGGCTACGGGAGTTGGCGTTTATGGCAAGCTCCCGATGCTCGATGGCAAGACCCAGAACGACGTGATGAAACCTTGCGTCTCGGTCAAGCCTGACGATCCGTTTGCCGAAGGCATCCGCGCTCTCCGTACGGCTCTCGAGTTTTCTGTATTCTCTGATGGCAAGAAGGTGCTTATGGTTTCCGGTCTTGTACAGGGAGTCGGTAAGTCTTTTGTCTCTACAAACCTTGCAGCTTCTTTTGCCATGTCTGGCAAGAAGGTCTTGCTCGTCGATATGGATCTCCGTCGCGGTCATTTGTTCAAGCATAGCCAGAAGGGCTTGTGCGAAATGCTCGAAAAGGAAGATTATAGCGATGAATATGTTGTCAAGGTTACAGATAATTTCTACGTTCTCGGTTCGGGTGCGCGTGTTGTGAACCCAGGTGGACTTTTGAATAGCTCTAGATTTAGCGCTTTCCTTGACGCATTCAAGGATAAGTATGATTTGATTGTTCTGGATACTCCTCCAGTATTCCAGTGCAGTGACGCATTGCTTGTCGAAAAGCATGCGGATTACCTGTTGTGTGTCTTGAAGCATGCAGCTCATACCATTGAAAGCATCCAAGATGCCTTGAATACTTTTGACCGCAGTACGGAAACACCATTGCAGAAGGCGTTTGTCTTCAACAAGTGTGAACGTCATGCGGGGTACGGCTATGGTAGTTACGGCTACTATGGCTACCACAAGAAATATTAA
- a CDS encoding ABC transporter ATP-binding protein, with translation MQTEQPILSVQNLRRDFKMGDEIVHALRGVSFDIYPGEFVTIMGTSGSGKSTMLNILGCMDRPTSGHYILDGQHTETLKRDALARIRSQKLGFVFQSYNLLSRTTAIENVELPLLYNSKISAEERRHRAIEALKMVGLESRMNHLPNQLSGGQQQRVAIARALVNDPVIILADEATGNLDTRTSYEIMMIFQELHRQGKTIAFVTHEPDIATFSGRTITLRDGLLKKDVINEKVQDAKVAFEMLPPPETFEDDEEGEVE, from the coding sequence ATGCAAACCGAACAACCGATACTTTCTGTTCAGAACTTACGTCGTGACTTTAAAATGGGCGACGAAATTGTCCACGCCCTCCGTGGCGTAAGCTTCGATATTTACCCCGGCGAATTCGTGACCATCATGGGCACATCCGGCTCCGGCAAGTCCACCATGCTGAACATTCTAGGGTGCATGGATCGACCGACTTCAGGACACTATATATTAGATGGGCAACATACCGAGACATTGAAGCGCGACGCGCTCGCACGCATTCGGAGCCAGAAGCTCGGGTTCGTATTCCAGAGCTACAACCTGCTCAGCCGCACGACCGCCATCGAAAACGTAGAGCTCCCCCTATTATATAATTCAAAGATTTCCGCCGAAGAACGCCGCCACCGTGCCATCGAAGCTTTAAAGATGGTCGGGCTCGAAAGCCGCATGAACCACCTGCCAAACCAGCTCTCGGGCGGTCAGCAGCAACGCGTGGCCATCGCGCGAGCCCTCGTGAACGACCCCGTCATCATTCTTGCAGACGAAGCGACCGGCAACCTCGATACCCGCACGAGCTACGAAATCATGATGATATTCCAGGAACTGCACCGGCAAGGCAAGACCATCGCCTTCGTGACGCACGAACCCGACATCGCCACCTTCAGCGGACGCACTATCACCCTCCGAGACGGACTCCTGAAAAAAGATGTCATCAACGAAAAAGTACAAGATGCCAAAGTAGCATTCGAAATGCTCCCGCCACCAGAAACATTTGAAGACGACGAAGAAGGAGAAGTGGAATGA
- a CDS encoding ABC transporter permease, which translates to MNPFTLAKIALRALLRNRMRTFLSVLGIVIGVAAVITMVAMGEGSKKSIKEQMTAMGTNAITIMPNQSRRGGVQTESTETLEEEDVIAIRENANYINGVSPMVTVGGQAIVGNNNSPTTLSGVSADYLKIRNYEIQDGVMFDDETDRMAKVCVIGQTVVKNLFPDTDPIGKTIRYKSIPLKVIGTLKAKGSGDFGQDQDDVIFTPYQTVMRRFSATTNIRQIYANSIGEGYAAKATEEIMTILKERRNWTKPTDPFRVFTQEEMIQMVTSTSDMLSLVLTAIAGISLFVGGIGIMNIMYVSVTERTKEIGLRMAIGARGRDILLQFLFESVIISLLGGAIGIALGIAASETVKIAMNWPMSVSVTSVIVSFGVCFATGVFFGWYPARKASRLDPIEALRFE; encoded by the coding sequence ATGAATCCGTTTACCTTAGCCAAGATTGCTCTCCGCGCATTGCTCCGTAACCGCATGCGCACATTCCTCTCCGTACTCGGTATCGTCATCGGCGTTGCCGCCGTCATCACCATGGTCGCCATGGGCGAAGGCTCCAAGAAGTCCATCAAGGAACAGATGACCGCAATGGGAACAAACGCCATCACCATCATGCCAAACCAAAGCCGCCGAGGCGGCGTCCAGACGGAATCGACCGAAACTCTCGAAGAAGAAGACGTCATCGCCATCCGCGAAAACGCAAACTACATCAACGGCGTTTCACCTATGGTCACAGTCGGAGGGCAGGCCATCGTCGGAAACAACAACTCGCCCACCACGCTCTCCGGTGTTTCTGCTGACTACCTCAAAATTCGCAACTACGAAATCCAGGACGGCGTGATGTTTGACGATGAAACCGACCGCATGGCAAAAGTCTGCGTCATCGGACAAACTGTCGTCAAAAACCTGTTCCCGGACACCGACCCGATTGGCAAGACCATCCGCTACAAGAGCATTCCGCTGAAAGTCATCGGCACACTCAAAGCTAAAGGTTCCGGCGATTTCGGGCAAGACCAGGACGATGTGATTTTCACTCCATACCAAACTGTGATGAGGCGATTCTCCGCCACGACGAATATCCGACAGATTTACGCGAACTCCATCGGTGAAGGCTATGCCGCAAAAGCGACCGAAGAAATCATGACCATTCTAAAGGAACGCCGCAACTGGACCAAACCGACCGACCCATTCCGCGTGTTCACGCAAGAAGAAATGATCCAGATGGTCACCAGTACTTCCGATATGCTATCGCTCGTGCTCACCGCCATCGCAGGAATTAGTTTGTTTGTTGGCGGTATCGGCATCATGAACATCATGTACGTGTCCGTCACCGAACGCACAAAGGAAATCGGCCTTCGTATGGCAATCGGCGCCCGCGGCCGCGACATTCTTTTACAGTTTTTGTTCGAATCCGTAATTATCAGCTTGCTCGGTGGCGCGATTGGAATTGCGCTCGGCATTGCCGCTTCAGAAACTGTAAAGATTGCAATGAACTGGCCCATGAGCGTCTCTGTCACAAGCGTCATCGTGAGCTTTGGCGTGTGCTTTGCCACAGGCGTATTCTTCGGATGGTACCCCGCCCGCAAGGCAAGCAGGCTCGACCCGATTGAAGCGCTTAGGTTTGAGTAG
- a CDS encoding bifunctional 4-hydroxy-2-oxoglutarate aldolase/2-dehydro-3-deoxy-phosphogluconate aldolase gives MNFLEFLQPMPVVGILRDIPQGAEEACVNASAKCGLKAIEVTMNTAAATEIIAKLKSYAKPLGIKVGAGTVRHGSDVEKAISAGAEFIVTPNTRHEVIRLSNTAGIPIIPGALTPTEVQKAYDLGATAIKIFPVNCVGGPEYIKALRGPFRDIPLMACGGVNAENAASYLKASANLLSFGGSIFNAELMKAGDWATIEAKMQKLLEAVKAAIA, from the coding sequence ATGAATTTCCTTGAATTTTTACAACCGATGCCAGTCGTGGGCATTCTCCGCGACATTCCTCAGGGCGCCGAAGAAGCGTGCGTGAACGCATCTGCAAAGTGCGGACTCAAGGCGATTGAGGTCACGATGAACACTGCTGCAGCAACCGAGATTATCGCAAAGCTCAAGTCTTACGCTAAGCCGCTTGGAATCAAGGTCGGCGCAGGTACGGTCCGTCACGGGAGCGATGTAGAAAAGGCGATTTCTGCAGGTGCCGAATTCATCGTCACACCGAACACGCGTCACGAAGTCATCCGACTTTCGAATACGGCAGGCATCCCGATTATCCCGGGAGCACTCACGCCGACCGAAGTGCAGAAGGCTTACGACCTTGGCGCAACCGCTATCAAGATTTTTCCGGTGAACTGCGTAGGCGGTCCAGAATACATCAAGGCATTGCGTGGGCCATTCCGCGACATCCCGCTGATGGCATGCGGTGGCGTGAACGCAGAGAACGCCGCAAGCTACTTGAAGGCTAGCGCAAACTTGCTTTCGTTCGGCGGGAGCATCTTCAATGCAGAACTTATGAAGGCGGGCGACTGGGCAACCATCGAAGCTAAGATGCAGAAGCTGTTGGAAGCCGTCAAGGCTGCGATTGCATAA
- a CDS encoding diguanylate cyclase: protein MVEEKILIVDDDDVELKRDSDVLKAVGYEVIGCKSGAEALEYLNNNPVELVVLDVNMPNMNGFDVCLNIRKQFPLDDLPIIFLTNQENEASVTQGFQSGASDFVCKSAASDILLARIGVHLRLARSLRNLREISLTDDLTGAYNRRHAICSLRELFARSKRYGTNFSLIYFDLNGLKKINDQHGHLAGDLLLRSVVNACNKLLRESDMLFRMGGDEFMVICPDTDLKGAFVCAERMQEAVKSLTIVDQTVAFAYGTASSAEDYKDMDEMLRSADASMYECKRKMRAGRS from the coding sequence ATGGTAGAGGAAAAAATTCTTATCGTCGACGATGATGATGTTGAATTAAAAAGAGATTCGGATGTTCTGAAAGCAGTTGGGTACGAAGTTATCGGCTGCAAATCCGGTGCCGAAGCATTGGAGTACCTGAACAACAATCCCGTGGAGCTTGTGGTGCTTGACGTCAATATGCCAAACATGAATGGTTTCGACGTCTGCCTGAATATCCGCAAGCAGTTCCCGCTAGATGACTTGCCGATTATATTCCTCACGAATCAGGAAAATGAAGCGAGTGTCACGCAGGGGTTCCAGTCGGGAGCTTCTGATTTTGTCTGCAAGTCTGCTGCGTCTGATATCTTGCTTGCAAGAATCGGTGTGCATCTGCGACTGGCGCGTTCGCTCCGCAACTTGCGTGAAATCTCTTTGACGGACGACTTGACGGGCGCCTACAACCGTAGGCATGCTATCTGTTCGCTTCGAGAATTGTTCGCCCGCAGCAAGCGCTATGGTACGAATTTCTCGCTGATTTATTTTGACTTGAACGGTCTCAAAAAAATCAATGACCAGCATGGTCACTTGGCTGGCGACCTGTTACTCCGTTCTGTCGTGAACGCTTGCAACAAGCTGCTTCGCGAATCGGATATGCTGTTCCGCATGGGGGGCGATGAGTTCATGGTCATCTGCCCGGATACTGATTTGAAGGGGGCGTTTGTCTGTGCCGAGAGAATGCAAGAGGCTGTGAAGTCGCTTACGATTGTAGACCAGACGGTAGCCTTTGCGTATGGAACTGCAAGCTCTGCCGAAGACTACAAGGACATGGACGAGATGCTTCGCAGTGCGGACGCTTCTATGTACGAATGCAAACGCAAGATGCGCGCTGGACGTAGCTAA
- a CDS encoding menaquinone biosynthetic enzyme MqnA/MqnD family protein yields the protein MTLRVGRIPFLVCAPFFFNSVGRENEFPEVAFVDGPPSAHSAGLKDGSIHLSPASSITFAQKPGAFVLSPVHCTSCSFEVRSVKLFSRYPIEDLSDKRIRMTSQSKTSVTLLRILLEKRYGLRPEYVPGLAAESTDDACLLIGDLALEENERHRFAYSYDLGTLWQEWQGLPFVFGAWLISKDALSARLRPVLDDYMVRLETGIREFRKNPSQALDVWLAKYPVNLPRPLIEDYFSVLDYHFTDERKQSLSLFFKLAAQMGLVDSAPPIEFLE from the coding sequence ATGACTCTCCGTGTTGGTCGAATCCCTTTTTTGGTCTGTGCGCCGTTTTTCTTCAATTCTGTCGGGCGCGAAAACGAATTTCCCGAGGTGGCCTTTGTCGATGGCCCGCCGAGTGCCCATAGTGCAGGTCTCAAGGATGGCTCTATCCACCTTTCTCCGGCGTCTTCGATTACGTTTGCGCAAAAGCCGGGTGCCTTTGTGCTATCGCCTGTGCATTGCACGTCGTGTTCCTTTGAGGTGCGGTCGGTCAAGCTTTTTTCGCGTTACCCGATTGAGGATCTTTCGGACAAACGCATCCGTATGACATCGCAGAGCAAGACGTCTGTTACGTTATTGCGGATTCTCCTTGAAAAGCGCTATGGCCTTCGCCCGGAATATGTGCCGGGGCTTGCGGCTGAATCGACCGATGATGCTTGCCTCTTGATTGGCGACTTGGCGCTTGAAGAAAATGAACGCCACCGCTTTGCGTATAGCTATGACTTGGGGACTCTCTGGCAGGAATGGCAAGGACTCCCTTTTGTGTTTGGTGCTTGGCTTATTTCGAAGGATGCACTTTCGGCACGCTTGCGCCCTGTTCTCGATGATTATATGGTGCGTTTGGAAACAGGCATTCGCGAGTTCCGTAAAAATCCGTCGCAGGCGCTGGACGTGTGGCTTGCGAAGTATCCGGTGAATTTGCCTCGCCCTCTTATCGAAGATTACTTTAGTGTGCTCGATTACCATTTTACTGATGAACGTAAACAATCGTTATCACTGTTTTTCAAATTGGCGGCTCAAATGGGGTTAGTTGATTCCGCTCCGCCGATAGAGTTCCTCGAGTAA
- a CDS encoding glycoside hydrolase family 5 protein, with amino-acid sequence MKKERLRGVNLGGWFSQVDCIEEKDPVGFPGVVGHIKTFLGTSDFKRIHDAGFNHVRLPVDYFNLFKGDDLKPDEEIFALLDKALKDIQDADLDVILDLHKCPGHDFHLASNHEQAFFADANARKDTRKIWAFMAERYSSMPRVMMELLNEPAASDSKVWDKVKDEIFWEIRKHAPKNTIVVGANKWNSAREFEFLTPLDDDNAIYSFHTYTPVTFTHQGAAWIDDPFFKIERPWPGDYAAPEVGGTTRLNVEYGKWDKAQLQASIQNALDFRAKYDLPVSCNEFGVYVQVPRKYQLAWMRDFLDILRDADVGYSYWNYKNLDFGLVSKGESLHNNLEQYNNPERLDRELMEMIAKG; translated from the coding sequence ATGAAGAAAGAAAGATTGCGCGGAGTGAATTTGGGCGGATGGTTCAGTCAGGTTGACTGTATCGAAGAAAAGGACCCTGTCGGTTTTCCGGGGGTCGTAGGTCACATCAAGACGTTCCTTGGAACAAGCGATTTCAAGCGCATCCACGATGCGGGGTTCAACCACGTTCGCTTGCCGGTCGACTACTTTAATTTATTTAAAGGCGACGATCTCAAGCCGGACGAAGAAATCTTTGCGCTTCTGGACAAGGCGCTCAAGGACATTCAGGATGCAGACCTGGACGTGATTCTCGACCTTCACAAGTGCCCGGGTCACGACTTCCACCTCGCCAGCAATCACGAACAAGCTTTCTTTGCCGATGCGAACGCCCGCAAGGACACGCGCAAGATTTGGGCATTCATGGCTGAACGCTATAGTTCCATGCCGCGCGTGATGATGGAACTTTTGAATGAACCGGCCGCAAGCGATTCCAAGGTTTGGGATAAAGTCAAGGACGAAATCTTCTGGGAAATCCGCAAGCACGCTCCGAAGAACACTATCGTCGTAGGCGCCAACAAGTGGAACAGCGCAAGGGAATTCGAATTCTTGACACCGCTCGATGACGACAACGCTATCTACAGTTTCCATACCTACACACCGGTGACATTTACGCACCAGGGCGCCGCTTGGATTGATGATCCGTTCTTCAAGATTGAACGCCCGTGGCCAGGCGATTACGCCGCCCCCGAAGTTGGCGGCACAACACGTTTGAACGTGGAATACGGCAAGTGGGACAAGGCCCAGTTGCAGGCAAGCATCCAGAACGCTCTTGATTTCCGCGCCAAGTATGACTTGCCGGTAAGCTGCAACGAGTTCGGCGTTTACGTACAAGTTCCTCGCAAGTATCAGCTTGCCTGGATGCGCGACTTCCTCGACATCCTCCGCGATGCCGACGTGGGTTACAGCTACTGGAATTACAAGAATCTGGACTTCGGTCTTGTCTCGAAGGGCGAATCACTGCACAACAATCTGGAGCAATACAATAACCCCGAACGCCTCGACCGCGAACTCATGGAAATGATCGCGAAAGGGTAA